Proteins from a single region of Nakamurella deserti:
- a CDS encoding DUF3499 domain-containing protein, protein MRQCSRTGCGQPAVATLTFAYADSTAVVGPLATAAEPHSYDLCADHALGLKAPRGWEVVRPEAEFDLNAPHTDDLEALADAVREAGRGDRTEPAPAAPSSTGRRGHLRVLRFPTDQSPEGPRR, encoded by the coding sequence CTGCGGCAGTGCTCGAGGACCGGATGCGGTCAGCCCGCGGTGGCGACGCTGACCTTCGCCTACGCCGATTCCACCGCCGTGGTGGGACCGCTGGCGACCGCCGCCGAACCGCACTCCTACGACCTGTGCGCCGACCACGCGCTCGGCCTGAAGGCGCCACGCGGCTGGGAGGTCGTCCGGCCCGAGGCCGAGTTCGACCTCAACGCGCCGCACACCGACGACCTCGAGGCCCTGGCCGACGCCGTGCGCGAGGCCGGCCGCGGCGACCGTACGGAACCGGCGCCCGCCGCGCCGTCCTCGACCGGACGCCGCGGGCACCTGCGGGTGCTGCGGTTCCCCACCGACCAGAGCCCCGAGGGTCCGCGCCGCTGA
- a CDS encoding GtrA family protein, with protein sequence MTLDDFPDSGERITPPAGMTGDAGPLLRLIRDQRVAFLLVGGANTAIGFAWFVLFEHLVGDTLGYMVALLFAHIAAVLCAFVLYRTFVFRVRGHVLRDLARFEVVQLTALGINVVFLPLLKEVVGLPVLLAQLIVTAGTVLMSFFAHRGFSFRRSAADREAPVTATDDDAPAPAADDRSPR encoded by the coding sequence ATGACTCTCGACGATTTCCCCGATTCCGGCGAGCGGATCACCCCACCCGCCGGCATGACGGGTGACGCGGGACCCCTGCTGCGGCTCATCCGTGACCAGCGCGTCGCGTTCCTGCTGGTCGGCGGGGCCAACACGGCCATCGGGTTCGCCTGGTTCGTGCTGTTCGAGCACCTCGTCGGCGACACGCTCGGCTACATGGTCGCGTTGTTGTTCGCCCACATCGCCGCGGTGCTGTGTGCGTTCGTGCTGTACCGGACCTTCGTCTTCCGGGTGCGCGGGCACGTGCTGCGCGACCTCGCCCGGTTCGAGGTCGTGCAGCTCACCGCGCTGGGCATCAACGTGGTCTTCCTGCCGCTCCTCAAGGAGGTCGTCGGCCTCCCGGTGCTGCTGGCGCAGCTGATCGTCACGGCCGGCACCGTGCTGATGAGCTTCTTCGCCCACCGCGGCTTCTCGTTCCGCCGGTCGGCCGCCGACCGGGAGGCCCCGGTCACCGCCACGGACGACGACGCACCCGCACCCGCCGCCGACGACCGGAGCCCCCGATGA
- a CDS encoding glycosyltransferase family 2 protein has protein sequence MNSAPRISVVVPAYDSVAFIGATMDSILAQTFTDFELVVSDHSSTDGTWDVLQSYTADPRVRLHRLPTGGGAPANWNAVSERATGELVKLVCSDDLIYPTCLAEQVAAMDAHPGAVMVACSRDIVDAAGRPLIRGRGLGKLTGRVDGRAAIRATVRAGTNLFGEPASVLLRREALAAAGYWDGEYSYLIDEASYIRVLLQGDLVALPTPLAGFRVSDQQWSVHLMRTQASEAKGYHRTLAAAEPGLLSSADLRIGNAMADLTMLLRRAAYVYLGRRMKSAQT, from the coding sequence ATGAACAGCGCACCCCGGATCTCGGTGGTCGTCCCCGCCTACGACAGCGTCGCCTTCATCGGCGCGACGATGGACTCGATCCTGGCCCAGACGTTCACCGACTTCGAGCTCGTCGTCTCCGACCACTCGTCCACCGACGGCACCTGGGACGTGCTGCAGTCCTACACCGCCGACCCGCGCGTCCGGCTGCACCGGCTGCCGACGGGCGGCGGCGCCCCGGCGAACTGGAACGCGGTGTCCGAGCGGGCGACCGGCGAGCTGGTCAAGCTGGTCTGCAGCGACGACCTGATCTACCCGACGTGCCTGGCCGAGCAGGTCGCGGCGATGGACGCGCACCCGGGGGCGGTGATGGTGGCCTGTTCGCGCGACATCGTCGACGCCGCCGGCCGACCGCTGATCCGCGGCCGCGGGCTGGGGAAGCTGACCGGCCGGGTGGACGGCCGCGCCGCGATCCGGGCCACCGTCCGGGCCGGTACCAACCTCTTCGGCGAGCCGGCGTCGGTGCTGCTGCGCCGGGAGGCGCTGGCCGCGGCGGGGTACTGGGACGGCGAATACTCCTACCTCATCGACGAGGCCAGCTACATCCGGGTGCTGCTGCAGGGCGACCTCGTCGCCCTGCCGACCCCGCTGGCCGGTTTCCGGGTCAGCGACCAGCAGTGGAGCGTGCACCTCATGCGCACCCAGGCCTCCGAGGCCAAGGGTTACCACCGCACGCTGGCCGCCGCCGAACCCGGGCTGCTGTCGTCCGCGGACCTGCGGATCGGCAACGCGATGGCCGACCTGACCATGCTGTTGCGCCGCGCCGCCTACGTGTACCTCGGCCGCCGGATGAAGAGCGCCCAGACCTGA